From Primulina huaijiensis isolate GDHJ02 chromosome 15, ASM1229523v2, whole genome shotgun sequence, one genomic window encodes:
- the LOC140959399 gene encoding uncharacterized protein, whose product MAEQSGSSGPKSVPVIVQSEGAFNAGIILTETNYDVWSQLMEMHIAEREKLSYLIGETTPPTISEKGYEKWYAENQKIKRWLLMSMSPDIMKRYLRIPTAREIWSTLSKVFYDGSDEMQVFSLHQKAFSAKQGDTPLSLFYGQLVEIFWKLDHRDKVIMKDPDDVKAYKQSIEQLRVHLFLAGLDKIFDPIRREILRQEPLSSLEECYSLVRREALRFATLNDDDEKLEATAMITRNQFKQPSNIGGTPLAIRTLNGHLLQRLLNIRKMMPLQQHLHW is encoded by the exons atggCAGAGCAAAGTGGGTCTTCTGGACCCAAATCTGTACCTGTTATTGTTCAATCAGAGGGTGCCTTCAATGCAGGAATTATTCTTACAGAAACAAACTATGATGTATGGTCTCAATTGATGGAGATGCATATTGCTGAACGAGAAAAACTCTCATATCTCATCGGAGAAACAACTCCACCTACAATATCAGAGAAGGGATATGAAAAATGGTATGCAGAAAATCAGAAGATTAAACGATGGCTTTTGATGTCCATGTCTCCAGACATTATGAAACGATATTTACGTATACCTACTGCACGTGAAATCTGGAGTACACTTTCCAAAGTATTTTATGATGGTAGCGATGAGATGCAAGTTTTTTCTTTGCACCAAAAGGCATTTTCAGCCAAGCAAGGTGACACACCTCTCTCCTTATTTTATGGACAGCTAGTAGAAATATTTTGGAAACTTGACCATCGTGATAAAGTAATCATGAAAGATCCTGATGATGTTAAAGCGTACAAGCAATCCATCGAACAATTAAGGGTTCATCTATTTCTAGCGGGCttggataaaatttttgatCCAATCcgtcgagaaattttacgtcagGAACCTCTCTCAAGCTTAGAAGAATGTTACTCCTTGGTTCGTCGTGAAGCCTTGCGCTTTGCTACCTTGAATGACGATGATGAGAAACTCGAAGCCACCGCTATGATAACAAGAAATCAATTCAAACAACCATCAAAC ATTGGTGGGACCCCACTCGCCATAAGAACTCTAAACGGCCATCTACTGCAGCGATTGCTCAACATACGAAAGATGATGCCACTCCAACAACATCTGCATTGGTAA
- the LOC140959523 gene encoding ADP-ribosylation factor GTPase-activating protein AGD5-like isoform X2 gives MNEKAGVSKELNAKHRKVLEGLLKLPENKECADCKSKGPRWASVNLGIFICMQCSGIHRSLGVHISKVRSATLDTWLPEQVQFIQSMGNEKANSYWEAELPPNYDRVGIENFIRAKYEEKRWVCKEGKPKSPSRKTEEKASVQLRKPGDRSSHGHVSNFGNSFDGRKNVPATTAKGNISATGISVPVPPKGPEQVAPVPVTEQAILRTEPSPEAVTAPKVDYATDLFDMLSMDGSSENAAVASGDDDAWAGFQSADASSLKENIGPAKLVDTKTQSTSEIGDIFRDSSSITSTSMPATPEKDAKCDIMSLFDKSNMVSPFSAHQLSLLAQQQSLLMAATVNSSGGMPNVPGNALQRPNGTNSSNQSWPNVGYQFPGMVMPATGKIGNMGATHPVGNSFTLSMSSTYSTGPNVSNNGNIPSGPSRQPASSIPSSSPQSGKDYDFSSLTQGYFSKP, from the exons ATGAATGAGAAGGCCGGTGTTTCCAAAGAGCTCAATGCCAAGCACAGAAAG GTTTTGGAAGGACTTCTGAAGTTGCCAGAGAACAAGGAGTGTGCGGATTGCAAAAGCAA AGGTCCTCGATGGGCTAGTGTGAACTTGGGTATTTTTATATGTATGCAATGTTCTGGGATCCACAGAAGCCTTGGAGTTCACATCTCAAAG GTAAGATCTGCTACACTTGACACATGGCTTCCTGAACAGGTTCAATTTATTCAGT CCATGGGAAATGAGAAGGCTAACAGCTACTGGGAGGCGGAACTACCCCCAAATTATGATAGAGTTGGGATCGAGAATTTCATCCGTGCTAA GTATGAAGAGAAGAGATGGGTATGCAAGGAAGGAAAACCAAAGTCACCTTCtagaaaaacagaagaaaaagcaTCTGTTCAGTTGCGAAAACCTGGTGATAGAAGTAGTCATGGACATGTCAGCAactttggaaactcatttgatgGCAGGAAAAATGTTCCGGCGACGACTGCGAAGGGAAATATTTCTGCCACTGGGATCAGTGTTCCTGTGCCTCCGAAAGGGCCAGAACAA GTGGCTCCGGTTCCAGTGACTGAACAAGCTATTCTTAGAACAGAGCCTTCTCCTGAGGCAGTCACAGCTCCTAAAGTTGATTACGCTACTGATCTTTTCGATATGCTTTCTATGGACGGCTCTAGTGAAAATGCTGCTGTAGCATCCGGTGATGACGATGCTTGGGCAGGGTTTCAAT CTGCTGATGCATCATCATTGAAAGAGAATATTGGCCCAGCAAAACTCGTTGATACTAAGACCCAATCCACTTCTGAGATTGGAGATATTTTTAGAGATTCgtcttcaatcacatctactTCCATGCCAGCAACACCTGAAAAAGATGCCAAATGTGATATTATGTCTCTATTTGATAAG TCTAATATGGTTTCACCATTTTCTGCTCATCAACTCTCCTTGCTAGCTCAACAACAGTCTCTTCTAATGGCTGCCACAGTGAATAGTTCGGGTGGGATGCCAAATGTTCCTGGCAATGCACTACAAAGGCCAAATGGCACCAACTCGTCTAATCAAAGTTGGCCAAACGTTGGCTACCAGTTCCCTGGAATGGTGATGCCAGCGACTGGAAAG ATTGGGAACATGGGAGCAACTCATCCGGTTGGGAACTCTTTTACTCTGTCCATGTCTAG CACATATTCCACGGGTCCTAACGTTTCAAACAATGGCAATATACCCTCCGGCCCAAGCAGACAGCCGGCATCTTCTATCCCCTCCTCTTCTCCACAATCAGgaaaagattatgatttttcTTCTTTGACACAAGGGTACTTCTCAAAACCTTGA
- the LOC140959523 gene encoding ADP-ribosylation factor GTPase-activating protein AGD5-like isoform X3, with product MNEKAGVSKELNAKHRKVLEGLLKLPENKECADCKSKGPRWASVNLGIFICMQCSGIHRSLGVHISKVRSATLDTWLPEQVQFIQSMGNEKANSYWEAELPPNYDRVGIENFIRAKYEEKRWVCKEGKPKSPSRKTEEKASVQLRKPGDRSSHGHVSNFGNSFDGRKNVPATTAKGNISATGISVPVPPKGPEQVAPVPVTEQAILRTEPSPEAVTAPKVDYATDLFDMLSMDGSSENAAVASGDDDAWAGFQSADASSLKENIGPAKLVDTKTQSTSEIGDIFRDSSSITSTSMPATPEKDAKCDIMSLFDKSNMVSPFSAHQLSLLAQQQSLLMAATVNSSGGMPNVPGNALQRPNGTNSSNQSWPNVGYQFPGMIGNMGATHPVGNSFTLSMSSTYSTGPNVSNNGNIPSGPSRQPASSIPSSSPQSGKDYDFSSLTQGYFSKP from the exons ATGAATGAGAAGGCCGGTGTTTCCAAAGAGCTCAATGCCAAGCACAGAAAG GTTTTGGAAGGACTTCTGAAGTTGCCAGAGAACAAGGAGTGTGCGGATTGCAAAAGCAA AGGTCCTCGATGGGCTAGTGTGAACTTGGGTATTTTTATATGTATGCAATGTTCTGGGATCCACAGAAGCCTTGGAGTTCACATCTCAAAG GTAAGATCTGCTACACTTGACACATGGCTTCCTGAACAGGTTCAATTTATTCAGT CCATGGGAAATGAGAAGGCTAACAGCTACTGGGAGGCGGAACTACCCCCAAATTATGATAGAGTTGGGATCGAGAATTTCATCCGTGCTAA GTATGAAGAGAAGAGATGGGTATGCAAGGAAGGAAAACCAAAGTCACCTTCtagaaaaacagaagaaaaagcaTCTGTTCAGTTGCGAAAACCTGGTGATAGAAGTAGTCATGGACATGTCAGCAactttggaaactcatttgatgGCAGGAAAAATGTTCCGGCGACGACTGCGAAGGGAAATATTTCTGCCACTGGGATCAGTGTTCCTGTGCCTCCGAAAGGGCCAGAACAA GTGGCTCCGGTTCCAGTGACTGAACAAGCTATTCTTAGAACAGAGCCTTCTCCTGAGGCAGTCACAGCTCCTAAAGTTGATTACGCTACTGATCTTTTCGATATGCTTTCTATGGACGGCTCTAGTGAAAATGCTGCTGTAGCATCCGGTGATGACGATGCTTGGGCAGGGTTTCAAT CTGCTGATGCATCATCATTGAAAGAGAATATTGGCCCAGCAAAACTCGTTGATACTAAGACCCAATCCACTTCTGAGATTGGAGATATTTTTAGAGATTCgtcttcaatcacatctactTCCATGCCAGCAACACCTGAAAAAGATGCCAAATGTGATATTATGTCTCTATTTGATAAG TCTAATATGGTTTCACCATTTTCTGCTCATCAACTCTCCTTGCTAGCTCAACAACAGTCTCTTCTAATGGCTGCCACAGTGAATAGTTCGGGTGGGATGCCAAATGTTCCTGGCAATGCACTACAAAGGCCAAATGGCACCAACTCGTCTAATCAAAGTTGGCCAAACGTTGGCTACCAGTTCCCTGGAATG ATTGGGAACATGGGAGCAACTCATCCGGTTGGGAACTCTTTTACTCTGTCCATGTCTAG CACATATTCCACGGGTCCTAACGTTTCAAACAATGGCAATATACCCTCCGGCCCAAGCAGACAGCCGGCATCTTCTATCCCCTCCTCTTCTCCACAATCAGgaaaagattatgatttttcTTCTTTGACACAAGGGTACTTCTCAAAACCTTGA
- the LOC140959523 gene encoding ADP-ribosylation factor GTPase-activating protein AGD5-like isoform X1, with protein sequence MNEKAGVSKELNAKHRKVLEGLLKLPENKECADCKSKGPRWASVNLGIFICMQCSGIHRSLGVHISKVRSATLDTWLPEQVQFIQSMGNEKANSYWEAELPPNYDRVGIENFIRAKYEEKRWVCKEGKPKSPSRKTEEKASVQLRKPGDRSSHGHVSNFGNSFDGRKNVPATTAKGNISATGISVPVPPKGPEQVAPVPVTEQAILRTEPSPEAVTAPKVDYATDLFDMLSMDGSSENAAVASGDDDAWAGFQSADASSLKENIGPAKLVDTKTQSTSEIGDIFRDSSSITSTSMPATPEKDAKCDIMSLFDKSNMVSPFSAHQLSLLAQQQSLLMAATVNSSGGMPNVPGNALQRPNGTNSSNQSWPNVGYQFPGMVMPATGKVDLEKYMQIGNMGATHPVGNSFTLSMSSTYSTGPNVSNNGNIPSGPSRQPASSIPSSSPQSGKDYDFSSLTQGYFSKP encoded by the exons ATGAATGAGAAGGCCGGTGTTTCCAAAGAGCTCAATGCCAAGCACAGAAAG GTTTTGGAAGGACTTCTGAAGTTGCCAGAGAACAAGGAGTGTGCGGATTGCAAAAGCAA AGGTCCTCGATGGGCTAGTGTGAACTTGGGTATTTTTATATGTATGCAATGTTCTGGGATCCACAGAAGCCTTGGAGTTCACATCTCAAAG GTAAGATCTGCTACACTTGACACATGGCTTCCTGAACAGGTTCAATTTATTCAGT CCATGGGAAATGAGAAGGCTAACAGCTACTGGGAGGCGGAACTACCCCCAAATTATGATAGAGTTGGGATCGAGAATTTCATCCGTGCTAA GTATGAAGAGAAGAGATGGGTATGCAAGGAAGGAAAACCAAAGTCACCTTCtagaaaaacagaagaaaaagcaTCTGTTCAGTTGCGAAAACCTGGTGATAGAAGTAGTCATGGACATGTCAGCAactttggaaactcatttgatgGCAGGAAAAATGTTCCGGCGACGACTGCGAAGGGAAATATTTCTGCCACTGGGATCAGTGTTCCTGTGCCTCCGAAAGGGCCAGAACAA GTGGCTCCGGTTCCAGTGACTGAACAAGCTATTCTTAGAACAGAGCCTTCTCCTGAGGCAGTCACAGCTCCTAAAGTTGATTACGCTACTGATCTTTTCGATATGCTTTCTATGGACGGCTCTAGTGAAAATGCTGCTGTAGCATCCGGTGATGACGATGCTTGGGCAGGGTTTCAAT CTGCTGATGCATCATCATTGAAAGAGAATATTGGCCCAGCAAAACTCGTTGATACTAAGACCCAATCCACTTCTGAGATTGGAGATATTTTTAGAGATTCgtcttcaatcacatctactTCCATGCCAGCAACACCTGAAAAAGATGCCAAATGTGATATTATGTCTCTATTTGATAAG TCTAATATGGTTTCACCATTTTCTGCTCATCAACTCTCCTTGCTAGCTCAACAACAGTCTCTTCTAATGGCTGCCACAGTGAATAGTTCGGGTGGGATGCCAAATGTTCCTGGCAATGCACTACAAAGGCCAAATGGCACCAACTCGTCTAATCAAAGTTGGCCAAACGTTGGCTACCAGTTCCCTGGAATGGTGATGCCAGCGACTGGAAAGGTTGATTTAGAGAAATACATGCAG ATTGGGAACATGGGAGCAACTCATCCGGTTGGGAACTCTTTTACTCTGTCCATGTCTAG CACATATTCCACGGGTCCTAACGTTTCAAACAATGGCAATATACCCTCCGGCCCAAGCAGACAGCCGGCATCTTCTATCCCCTCCTCTTCTCCACAATCAGgaaaagattatgatttttcTTCTTTGACACAAGGGTACTTCTCAAAACCTTGA
- the LOC140959523 gene encoding ADP-ribosylation factor GTPase-activating protein AGD5-like isoform X4, with amino-acid sequence MGNEKANSYWEAELPPNYDRVGIENFIRAKYEEKRWVCKEGKPKSPSRKTEEKASVQLRKPGDRSSHGHVSNFGNSFDGRKNVPATTAKGNISATGISVPVPPKGPEQVAPVPVTEQAILRTEPSPEAVTAPKVDYATDLFDMLSMDGSSENAAVASGDDDAWAGFQSADASSLKENIGPAKLVDTKTQSTSEIGDIFRDSSSITSTSMPATPEKDAKCDIMSLFDKSNMVSPFSAHQLSLLAQQQSLLMAATVNSSGGMPNVPGNALQRPNGTNSSNQSWPNVGYQFPGMVMPATGKVDLEKYMQIGNMGATHPVGNSFTLSMSSTYSTGPNVSNNGNIPSGPSRQPASSIPSSSPQSGKDYDFSSLTQGYFSKP; translated from the exons ATGGGAAATGAGAAGGCTAACAGCTACTGGGAGGCGGAACTACCCCCAAATTATGATAGAGTTGGGATCGAGAATTTCATCCGTGCTAA GTATGAAGAGAAGAGATGGGTATGCAAGGAAGGAAAACCAAAGTCACCTTCtagaaaaacagaagaaaaagcaTCTGTTCAGTTGCGAAAACCTGGTGATAGAAGTAGTCATGGACATGTCAGCAactttggaaactcatttgatgGCAGGAAAAATGTTCCGGCGACGACTGCGAAGGGAAATATTTCTGCCACTGGGATCAGTGTTCCTGTGCCTCCGAAAGGGCCAGAACAA GTGGCTCCGGTTCCAGTGACTGAACAAGCTATTCTTAGAACAGAGCCTTCTCCTGAGGCAGTCACAGCTCCTAAAGTTGATTACGCTACTGATCTTTTCGATATGCTTTCTATGGACGGCTCTAGTGAAAATGCTGCTGTAGCATCCGGTGATGACGATGCTTGGGCAGGGTTTCAAT CTGCTGATGCATCATCATTGAAAGAGAATATTGGCCCAGCAAAACTCGTTGATACTAAGACCCAATCCACTTCTGAGATTGGAGATATTTTTAGAGATTCgtcttcaatcacatctactTCCATGCCAGCAACACCTGAAAAAGATGCCAAATGTGATATTATGTCTCTATTTGATAAG TCTAATATGGTTTCACCATTTTCTGCTCATCAACTCTCCTTGCTAGCTCAACAACAGTCTCTTCTAATGGCTGCCACAGTGAATAGTTCGGGTGGGATGCCAAATGTTCCTGGCAATGCACTACAAAGGCCAAATGGCACCAACTCGTCTAATCAAAGTTGGCCAAACGTTGGCTACCAGTTCCCTGGAATGGTGATGCCAGCGACTGGAAAGGTTGATTTAGAGAAATACATGCAG ATTGGGAACATGGGAGCAACTCATCCGGTTGGGAACTCTTTTACTCTGTCCATGTCTAG CACATATTCCACGGGTCCTAACGTTTCAAACAATGGCAATATACCCTCCGGCCCAAGCAGACAGCCGGCATCTTCTATCCCCTCCTCTTCTCCACAATCAGgaaaagattatgatttttcTTCTTTGACACAAGGGTACTTCTCAAAACCTTGA